One genomic region from Erythrobacter mangrovi encodes:
- a CDS encoding mechanosensitive ion channel family protein, with translation MMQGLALLVALALTGPLPTQIVEPAETEPTSVPTVVQPIATTRDEGADERIADRITGIFAELPAFERVEATASEGVVVLLGTVPKQDDIARAEAIAGRVSGVVTVENRLKRDVSLSPEGAGFASLADRFDRFVRLLPLIAAALAVWAVIALVGYVIAGFGALWHRIATNSFLAELIASAIRFIFVVGGLVIALDMIGATALLGAVLGGAGVIGIALGFAMRETIENYVASLMLSLRQPFRANDWVKIDQFEGRVIRLTSRATILMTLDGNHLRIPNGQVFRAIILNYTRNPQRRFDFELGIDVDDDALAARQLGRDTLAGLDFVLSDPPPEGRIRRVGDSNVVILFLGWIDQRETDWWKAQSQAIPAVKEALEKAGFGLPEPIYRLRIDPRSAGVPIESIEAARGDSASAQRPRKVQAPLPAGEEEDIRPADKVAAMVEEERRQAGAEQETDLLDRTRPVE, from the coding sequence ATGATGCAGGGGCTCGCCCTGCTTGTTGCCCTGGCCCTGACGGGGCCCTTGCCCACACAGATAGTTGAGCCGGCCGAGACCGAGCCCACGTCCGTACCAACTGTCGTCCAACCGATCGCTACGACCCGGGATGAGGGCGCGGACGAACGCATTGCAGACCGTATTACCGGTATTTTCGCCGAACTGCCGGCATTCGAACGCGTGGAAGCCACCGCAAGCGAAGGCGTAGTCGTGCTGTTGGGCACGGTGCCGAAGCAGGACGATATTGCCCGTGCAGAGGCGATTGCAGGCCGTGTTTCGGGAGTGGTGACGGTTGAAAACCGGCTCAAACGCGATGTATCCCTGTCTCCTGAAGGCGCCGGCTTTGCCAGCCTTGCGGACCGGTTCGACAGGTTTGTGCGGCTGCTGCCGTTGATTGCTGCGGCCCTCGCCGTGTGGGCGGTCATCGCGCTTGTTGGCTACGTAATCGCCGGCTTCGGCGCGCTGTGGCATCGGATAGCAACGAACAGCTTCCTTGCCGAGCTGATTGCCAGCGCAATCCGGTTCATCTTCGTTGTTGGCGGGCTGGTCATCGCGCTGGATATGATCGGTGCTACCGCACTGCTTGGGGCGGTCCTCGGCGGCGCGGGCGTAATCGGAATCGCGCTGGGTTTTGCCATGCGGGAGACGATTGAGAACTACGTTGCGTCGCTAATGCTGTCGCTACGACAGCCCTTCCGGGCCAACGATTGGGTGAAGATCGACCAGTTCGAAGGTCGGGTAATCCGCCTGACCAGTCGCGCAACGATCCTGATGACGCTGGATGGAAATCACCTGCGTATTCCCAATGGTCAGGTGTTTCGCGCGATCATACTGAATTACACGCGCAACCCGCAGCGGCGTTTCGATTTCGAACTGGGCATCGATGTCGACGACGACGCGCTGGCGGCGCGGCAGCTGGGGCGCGACACCTTGGCGGGACTGGATTTCGTGCTCTCCGACCCGCCGCCCGAGGGCCGGATTCGCCGCGTGGGGGATTCCAACGTGGTGATCCTGTTCCTCGGCTGGATCGACCAACGGGAGACCGATTGGTGGAAGGCGCAAAGTCAGGCGATTCCGGCGGTGAAGGAAGCCTTGGAGAAAGCCGGCTTCGGCCTGCCCGAGCCCATTTATCGGTTGCGTATCGACCCGCGTTCGGCAGGCGTGCCGATCGAATCGATCGAGGCCGCACGCGGCGATTCAGCTTCTGCCCAACGGCCGCGCAAGGTTCAGGCTCCTCTTCCGGCAGGTGAAGAGGAGGATATCCGTCCTGCGGACAAGGTTGCCGCGATGGTAGAGGAAGAACGCCGGCAGGCCGGCGCGGAGCAGGAGACAGATCTCCTCGACCGCACCCGCCCGGTGGAATAG